CCACATGGTACGCTTCACGCGGGCCTTGCCCTGGACAACCTTCAGCGCGCGGTCGACGAAATCGGTCTCCGACAGTTTGCGCATGCCGATGGAAACGGCCTTGGCAACCGGCACCTTGAGACGCATCTTGTCCTTCTCGAAATCGATGACAAAAAGCTCGAGCTTCATGCCGGCGACTTCCTGCTCTTCGATGGCGACGATCTGGCCGACGCCGTGAGCGGGATAGACGATCGACTCGCCGGTCTTGAAGCCCTGGCGCGTGGAAGATTTCTTCTGCTGGGTCGTCATTCTATTCAAATACTCCCTGTTACGCTCCCCGGCGACGGCCGGGGTGGGTCCGGGGACCCGGGAAAGACGGGGGGCACCTTGGGGGTGTCACCACTGGTCCGTCCGCCATGCGCAAAAACGTCCCTTTCGACGCGATCACATTTGAGCAACCGAGGTTGCCTATGGGAGGTGAGCGACGTTGAGGGATCGTTAGCTTTCGTGGTGGTGTTCGGGCACGCAAAATGCCGCGATTTGGATCAGTATCCGGACCCTATCACAAAAAAGTGCCGAAATCAATAATTTGCTTCGCATGGGTCATCAAGCCTGCCCTATCGCGCTTTTCGCGCGAGCATGCTTTTTTCCCCAGCTTCGGTCATTGCCGCCCGGTGCCGGGCGATCGCGCCCGGCCGGCGGGGTCAGTCGCCCTGGCCGGGCTTCGGCGAGAAATACTGCTCGTACTTGCCTTCCACGCCGTCCATTTCCTTGGCTTCCGGCATCGCATCGCGCTTGATCGTGATGTTCGGCCAGACCGAGGCGAATTCCGAATTGATCTTCAGCCACTTGTCGAGGCCCGGCTCGGTATCCGGCTTGATGGCCTCGGCGGGACATTCCGGTTCGCAGACGCCGCAGTCGATGCATTCGTCGGGATGGATGACGAGAAAGTTCTCGCCCTCATAGAAGCAGTCGACGGGGCACACTTCCACACAGTCCGTGTACTTGCAGCGGATGCAGTTGTCGGTCACGACATACGTCATGCTTCACTCCAGAATCGTCATAAGGCGGCGGAGGCGGGGCCATCCGGCGCCGCAAAACCTGTCACGCAGTCGGCTTGCCGGACAGAAGAGGGCCGCGCTCGCGCAGGCTGTCCGGTGGCTGAGGTAAAGGCTTTGCAGGCGCTTTGCAAGCGTAATACATGCGCCGCCTGACGTGGGCGAGGTATAGAATTCTAATCCTCGTCGTCGCCGGGAAAAGCCTGGAGCCGGTCGGTTTCCCGGCGCTCCCGCTTCGTCGGCCGTCCGGCACCCCGTTCGCGCGTCGCCTGCGCAAAGAGATTGCGCTCCTCGCGGGGCGCTGGGGGCGGCGTCATGTCGCTGTAGAGAAGGCGGGCTTCCTCATAGGGGCCGCGGCGCACGCCGGGCTGGAGCACCTTGACCACCGCGTCGTGCCGGTCGAGCGAGAGGACGATAACGTCGCCCGGCCGCACCGCATGCGAGGGCTGGCGGACACTGACGCCGTTGACGCTGACATCGCCCGCCTCGACGGACTTCGCCGCGAGCGAGCGGGACTTGCGCAGCCGCGCGAAGAACAGCCACTTGTCGATGCGCTGTCGCGCCTGACCCGCGGGCTGTTCCTCGTTATGCGCCATCGGCCTACTTCTTCATCTGCTCCTTGAGCGCCGCGAGCTTGGCGAAGGGCGAATCCGGATCGATCGGCTTTTCCTTGCGGGGAGGCCGGGCCTCGAACTTCGCCTGCTGCGGCTTGCCGCCACGGTCGTTGCGCTCGCCGCGATCCGGGCGGTTGCCGCCCTGCGGCTTTCCGTCGCGGCCCTTGTTCTGGTCCGGGCGGCCGCGGCCGCCTTCCCGGCGCTCGCCACGCTCGCCGGCCGGCTGGCCGCGATGACGCTCGCCGCCGCGGCGTTCGCCCTGGCCCTGACGGTCGCCGTGGCGCTGGCCCTGACGCTGGTTGTCGTGGCGCGAGCCCGGACGCCAGAGGAGGACGGGCTTGGCCTCGGCCGGCTCGCCTTCGCCGGCCGCTTCCGCGACCGGGGCTTCCGCAGTCTCGGCAACGGGTGCCTCGGTGGCCGCAGCCGGAGCCTCGGTTGTCTCGACCGGGGCTTCAGCCGTCGCTTCGCCTTCGTCGGACGCATCGGCATCGTGTTCGTCGGAGGTCTCCGCGCCTGCTTCCGCCGGGGTCTCCGCAGCGGCGGCGGCCGGGGCCTGCGCGGCGAGGAAGGCGGCGGCCTCCTCGGCCTTCACGCTGTCGGCACGGTAGCCGAGACCCTTGAGGATCTCCTCCATGTCGTCCGGCGTCGCGCCGAGAATGGAGAGCATGGCGGTCGTCGCCATGAAGCGGCGGCCGTCATAGGCGCCTTCCGGACGCGGCGTGCCGGGCTTCCACTGCAGGAGCGGACGGATGAGGTCGGCAAGGCGCTCGAGGATGTCGATGCGCACGGCGCGCTTGCCGAGGAAACGGAAGCCGGCCAGCTTGTAGAAGGCACGCTCGTAGCTCGGATCGGTGACGACCGAGGTGCGGCCGGCGGCCAGCACCGGGATAAGGTCGCCGTAGCCCGGCTTGTCGAGGCCGTCGTTCTTCAGCGCCCAGAGCAGCGTGATGAGTTCGGCCGGAGCGGGCTTCAGCAGCGCCGGCATGAAGATGTGGTAGGCGCCGAAGCGGATACCGTGCTTGCGCATGGAAGCGCGGGCGTCCTGGTCGAGCGCCTTCACGTCGTCGGCGACGTCGCGGCGGAACAGCACGCCGAGGCTTTCCACGAGCTGGAAGGCGAGGCCCTTGGCAAGGCCCTGCAGGTCTTCGGCACGCGAAAGATCGTCCAGCGGCTTCAGCACGGTCGCGATGTGATGGTTCACGAAGCGCTCGATGCGGGCGGCAACGTGGTCGCGCGCATTGCCCGTCAGCTGCTCGTCGGAGAGCAGGATGACGCGCGGGCGCATGATGTGGTCGGAGGCCGAAAGGCGCGCGACGGGATCGCCGAGCCAGCGCACGGTGCCGTCCGAGCTCAGCGCGAGATCGGCATTGCCGGCGGCATGCAGGCGTGCGGCACGGGCCTCGAACTCCAGCGCGAGCGCCTTCTGCGCAGCCGCCTGCACGGCCTTCGCATCGGGGCCTTCCGTCCCGGCGGCCAGCGTGAACCGGAAACCGGCCAACTGCCCGACATGATGTCCCTCTACGAAGACATCGCCATTCACACTGATTTCAGCTTCCAGCATCGCATTCTCTCTCAGGCGCTTCATGAGCACAGATGTCCTGCGATCAACAAAGCGTTTCGTCAACCGTTCATGTAGCGCATCGGACAATCGGTCTTCGATTTCCCGCGTCTTTTCCTGCCAGTGTGTCGGATCGGCAAGCCATCCGGGCCGATTCGACACATAGGTCCAGGTCCTTATCTGCGCGATTCGTGCCGAAAGCGTGTCGATCTCGCCATCGGTCCGGTCGGCCCGGCGGACCTGATCCGCCAGAAAATCTTCGTTCACCGTGCCACGCTTTACCAGGTCCGCATAGAGCGTCGAGATGAGATCGGCATGCTGGGCGGGCGTGATGCGGCGATAATCGGGAAGCGCGCAGGCTTCCCAGAGCTTTTCGACGCGCTCGGGCGTCGTCGCAAGGTCCCGGACATCCGGGTAGCGCGAGAGATGGTCCAGCGCCTGCTGGTCGACGGCCGGCAGCGCCCGCGTCAGCCCGCCGATCGGCGGCGGCGCATCGAGCGACTGGCGCAGCGATTGCAGGGAGGAATAGTCGAAGCGGGTCGTGCGCCATTGCAGCACCTTCACGGGATCGAAATGGTGCGTCTCGATGCGCTTGACCAGTTCGTCGTCGAAGGGATCGACGCGGCCCGTCACGCCGAAGGTGCCGTCGCGCAGGTGCCGGCCGGCACGGCCGGCGATCTGGGCGAGCTCGGCCGGGTTGAGGTTGCGGAACTGGTAGCCGTCGAATTTTCGATCCTGCGCGAAGGCGACATGGTCGACGTCGAGGTTGAGGCCCATGCCGATGGCATCGGTGGCGACGAGATATTCGACGTCGCCCTCCTGGTAGAGCGCGACCTGCGCATTGCGGGTACGCGGCGAGAGCGCGCCGAGCACCACCGCCGCCCCGCCGCGCTGGCGGCGGATGAGTTCGGCGATGGCATAGACCTCATCGGCCGAGAAGGCGACGATGGCGGTGCGCTGCGGCAGGCGCGTGATCTTCTTCGAGCCGGAATAGAAGAGCTGCGACAGGCGCGGCCGCTCGATGACATGGATGCCGGGCAGGAGCTGCTCGAGGATCGGCTTCATGGTAGCCGCGCCGAGCAGCAGCGTCTCGTCGCGGCCCCTCAGATGCAGCACCCGGTCGGTGAAGATGTGGCCGCGTTCCAGATCGCCGGCAAGCTGCACCTCGTCGATGGCGACGAAGGCGGCGCGCGTCTCGCGCGGCATCGCCTCCACCGTGCAGACAGAGAAGCGCGCCATATGCGGCGTGATCTTCTCCTCGCCGGTGACGAGCGCGACATTGTGCTGGCCGACCTTCTCGACGAGGCGCGTATAGACCTCGCGCGCGAGAAGGCGCAGAGGCAGGCCGATAACGCCCGTCTCATGTGCCACCATGCGCTCGATTGCGTAGTGGGTCTTGCCCGTATTGGTCGGGCCGAGCACCGCGGTCACCCCGCGGCCGCTCAGGATCATGGGTGCTTGCGACAAGACATGCCCCGGCAGGTTTCAGTTTCGGGCTCACAGATGCCCATCGGGGCGGCCGATGGCAAGGGGGGAGGCGAAATAGGGCGGTTTTCCCGATGCTTTGCAAGAGTCTGGAACAGGGCGCGAACGAAACGGAGACGAATCGATGACTCTGGGTGATTCAGGGTTTGTTCACCTCTAGGGGTGGGCCGGCCCGCGGCAGAACCACGAAATGCTGAATCGGATCAACCGGTAAGGAGCCGCCCTGCTGGCCGGGGCGATCAAACGAGATGGTCGCGCAGATCCGCCCCGTCCCAGCCGCCGCCCGCCTCGTAGAGCGGAAACACCTCTTCCGTCAGATACGGTCCGCCGCCGACCGATTCCTTCGAGGACATCAGCACGAAGCGGTTCACGGTGAAGGGCGCGGTGTGGAAGTTTCCGCGGCCGGAGAGGTAGTGGGCGACGTCCTCGGTGCGGGCGTTGCGCAGGCGCGCGAGCGTGACGTGCGGGGTGAACTTGCGCGGATCGGCGGGAAGGCCGAGGCGCTGGCAGATGCGCTCGACCTCGCCCTGCAGCGCGTACATTTCCGGCGCCTGCGTGACACCGGCGAAAACCGAATGCGGCTTCTTCGAGCCGAAGGAGCCGATGCCGGAAAGCGCGAGCTGGAATTCCGGGCGCTCGATGCGGTCGAGCCGGTCGACCACCTCGTCGGCGGTGCGCCCGTCGATATCGCCGATGAAGCGCAGCGTGATGTGGAAGTTCTCGACGTCTATCCAGCGGGCTCCGGGAAGTCCGCCTCTCAGGAGCGAGAGGCTCATCGCCGCGTTGCGCGGCACTTCGAGGGCGACGAAAAGTCTCGGCATGGCGACTTCTCCCTGCTGGAAAGTAACGTCAGCGAATCACGCAACGGATTTTTGCGCAACCCTAATTTCGCACCCGCGAGAACTACTCCCCTGCCTTGATCGACTTGAGGAAGGTCTCGACCGTCGGCAGGATGGACTGGACCATGACGTCCACGCCCGCCGGGTTCGGATGCATTCCATCCTCGATCTGGAGGTTCGCCTTGGTGACGACCCCGTCGAGGAAGAAGGGATAGAGCGGAACACCGTGCTTTTCCGAAAGGCGTCCGTAGATGCCATTGAAGCGTTCGGCATAGTCCGCGCCCATGTTGGGCGGGGCGAGCATGCCGGCGAGCAGCACCGCGATGCCGCGCTCCTTGAGCCGCGTCAGCATGGCGTCGAGGTTCTTTTCGGTCTCCTCCGGCGCGATGCCGCGCAGCGCGTCGTTGGCGCCGAGCTCGAGGATGACGCCCTGCGTCCCGTCGGGGATCGACCAGTCGAGGCGGGCGAGGCCGCCGGAGGTCGTGTCGCCCGAGACGCCGGCATTGGCGATCTCGACCTCATGGCCCTTCGCCCGAAGGGCCGCCTCCAGCTTGACCGGGAAGGCGTCGGCAGCCGGAAGCTGGTAGCCGGCCATCAGGCTGTCGCCGAAGCCGACGAGCTTGACAGGTTCGGCGCGGGCCATGCCCGTGGATAACAAAGCTGTGATGGCAAGTGAGGCGAAAAATCCGAGCGCCGCTTTAAACGACATGATGCTGATCCTAGATTGCTGGCATTCCAGTCTTTTCCATACATATAGGGCAGAATTCCTTGGCCAGAACCATCATCGATCTGAAAAAAGCCGATCTCACCCTCGGACGGGCGGCCGCATCCGTGCATGTCCTCAAGGGGATCGACCTGACGATCGATGCGGGCGAATCGGTCGGCATCGTCGGGCCGTCCGGCTCCGGCAAGTCGACGCTGCTGATGGTGCTGGCAGGCCTCGAACGGCTGGACGGCGGCGAGATCCATATCGACGGCGCCGCCCTGCACGCGATGAACGAGGACAGGGTGGCCGATTTCCGCGGCCGCAATATCGGCATCGTCTTCCAGTCCTTCCACCTCATTCCCAACATGACGGCGCTGGAAAACGTCGCCGTGCCGCTGGAGCTGGCCAATGTGCGCGACGCCTTCGATATCGCGCGGCGCGAGCTGGAGGCCGTCGGGCTCGGCGAGCGCCTGTCGCACTATCCCGGCCAGCTTTCGGGCGGCGAGCAGCAGCGCGTCGCCATTGCCCGCGCGCTCGCGCCATCGCCGAAGCTGCTGATCGCCGACGAGCCGACCGGCAACCTCGACACGGAGACCGGCCGCCAGATCGCCGACCTCCTCTTTTCCAAGCAAGCCGAGCGCGGCATGACGCTGGTGCTGGTAACGCACGATCCGGCGCTTGCCGCCCGCTGCGGCCGGCAGGTCGCCATGCGCTCGGGCGAAATCGTCTCGGGCGCCGCGCCCCTGCGCGCGCTTGCCGAAGCGGTGCCGGCATGAGGGCCGGCGCGGTCCTCCGCCAGGTCCCGCTCGCCCTTCGCCTTGCCTTGCGCGAAATGCGCGGCGGCCTGAAGGGCTTCTACATCTTCCTCGCCTGCATCGCGCTCGGCACGGCGGCGATTGCCGGCGTCAATTCGGTGTCGAGCGCCATTACGCAGGCGATAGCCTCGCAGGGCCAGACGCTGCTGGCCGGCGACGTGCGCTTCGAATTCCGCAACCGCTTCGCCACGCCCGAGGAGCTGAACTATTTCGAGGGCCTCGGCGCGGTTTCCAGGACCACGGGCCTGCGCTCCATGGTGCGCCTGCCGGACGGCTCCGACCAGACGCTGGTGGAGGCGAAGGGCGTCGACGGCGCCTATCCGCTCTACGGCACGCTGGAGACCGAGCCGCAGAAGCCGGCCGCTGCGCTCTTCGCGAAGGATGGCGACGCCTATGGCGCGGTCGTCGCGCCTCTGCTGCTCGACCGGCTCGGCCTTGCCGTCGGTGACGAGATCCTGCTCGGCACGGCGAAGATCCGCATCGCCGCCACGCTCACCCGCGAGCCGGACGCCGTCTCTGAAGGCTTCGGCTTCGCCCCGCGCCTGATGCTGCCCGAGGAGGCCCTGCGGGCGAGCGGGCTGGTGCAGACGGGCAGCCTCGTGGAGAATGCCTATCGCATCCGCCTTGCGAAACCCGATCTCTCCCCGGCCGCCATCCGCGCGGAAGCCAACAAGGCCTTCCCGACGGCCGGCTGGTCGATCCGTACGGCCGACAGCGCGGCGCCGGCGCTGACCGCCAACATCACCCGCTTCTCGCAGTTCCTGACGCTGGTCGGCCTGACGGCGCTGATCGTCGGGGGCGTCGGCGTGGCGAACGCCGTGCGCGCCTATCTCGATTCCAAGCGCTCGGTGATCGCCACCTTCAAGTGCCTCGGCGCGCCGGCCTCGCTCGTCGCGCTCGTCTATCTCGCGCAGATCGCTCTGATCGCCTCGATCGGCATCCTGATCGGCCTTGCGGTCGGCGCCCTGATGCCGTCCGTGGCGATGCAGTTCCTCGGCGGCGTGCTGCCGGTATCGGCCAAGGCCGAGCTCTACCCCTCCGCGCTGCTGCTTGCCGCCGTCTTCGGCCTGCTGACGGCGCTCGCCTTCGCCATCATGCCGCTCGGCCATGCCCGCGAGGTGCCGGCCACCGCGCTCTTCCGCGAGCAGGGCTTCGAGGCGGGCCGCCTGCCGGGCTGGCCCTATATTCTGAGCGCTGCGCTCTTCCTTGCGGCGCTGGCCGGCCTTGCCGTCTACACGGCCTATGACCGCTACATCGCGCTCGTCTTCCTCGGCGCCATCGCCTTCGCCTTTGTCGTGCTCAGGGTCGTCGCCATGCTGATCACGGCGCTGGCGCGGCGCAGCCCGCGGGTCAATTCGCCGGCGCTCCGGCTCGCGGTCGGCAACATCCACCGTCCGGGCGCGCTGACCTCCTCCGTCGTGCTGTCGCTCGGCCTCGGCCTTGCCCTCCTCGTCACGCTGACGCTGATCGACGGAAACCTGCGCCGCGAGCTCACCGGCAACCTGCCGGAGCGTGCGCCGAACTTCTTCTTCGTCGATATCCAGGGCAGCGAACTCGACGGCTTCCGCGAAGTACTGAAGGCGAACATGCCGGAGGGCAAGATCATCGAGGTGCCGATGCTGCGCGGCCGGGTGATGGAGCTCGACGGTGTCGACGTCGCCAAGGTCAAGGTTCCGCCGGAAGGGCAATGGGTGCTGCGCGGCGACCGCGGCATCACCTATGCCAAGCGCGTGCCGGAAAACTCGACGCTTTCGGAAGGGACCTGGTGGCCGGAGGACTATTCCGGCGAACCGCTGGTGTCCTTCTCCACCGAGGAGGGCCGCGAGCTCGGCCTGAAGATCGGCGATACGGTGACCGTCAACGTGCTCGGCCGCAACATCACCGCACGCATCGCCAATTTCCGCAATGTCGAGTGGGAATCGCTGTCGATCAACTTCGTCATGGTCTTCTCGCCGAACACCTTCGCCAGCGCGCCGCATGCCTGGCTCGCCACCGTGATCGACCCGGGCGCGACGGCGGCGCAGGAGGCCGCGACGCTGAAGGCGATCACCAATGCCTATCCGACCGTCACCAGCGTGCGCGTCAAGGATGCGCTCGACGTGGTGAACGAACTGGTCGGGCAGCTCGCCACCGCCATAAGGGCGGCCGCCGCCGTCGCGCTGGTCGCCTCCATCCTCGTGCTCGCCGGGGCGCTCGCCGCCGGCAACCGGGCGCGCGTGCACGACGCGGTGGTGCTGAAGACGCTCGGCGCGACGCGGGCGACACTCATCCGCGCCTTCAGCTACGAATACCTGATGCTGGGGCTGGCAACCGCCGTCTTCGCGCTCTTCGCCGGCGGGGCGGCTGCCTGGTTCGTGGTGAGCCGCATCATGAAGCTGCCGTCGAGCTTCCTGCCCGACGTCGCGGTGATGACGGTCGCGACCGCGCTTATCCTCACCGTCGGCATCGGCCTTGCGGGGACCTGGCGCATTCTGGGGCAGAAGGCCGCGCCCGTGCTGCGCGAGCTCTGAAAAACGACCGGCCCGCACCCTCCGCCGAGGTTGCGGGTCTTGTGCGGAACACAATTCATGCTCATATTCACGTCAGGCAAGCTGGAGCCCCGCAGCGGCTGCCCGGAACCGCCCGCAAGGCAGGGACCGACACCGTAATCCCATGGGGCTTGAACCAAGAGGACAACATGGCTGATCTCCGCAATTACCAGACCCGACCGGCGGGCGCCCAGGCCGGCGCCGTCATCGACGAGGGCCTGCGCTCCTATATGCTTCGGGTCTACAACCTGATGGCGCTGGGTCTTGCGATCACCGGCCTCGTGGCGTTCTTCGCTTCCCAGGCCGCGATTTCCGGCGGCCAGCTCACGGCCTTCGGCCAGGCGATCTATCTGAGCCCGCTGCGCTGGGTCGTGATGCTCGCCCCGCTCGCGCTGGTCTTCTTCCTGAGCTTCCGCATCCACACGATGAGCGTTTCGGCCGCACAGACGACCTTCTGGGTCTATGCCGGCCTGATGGGCCTGTCGCTGTCGTCGATCTTCCTGATCTACACCGGCGCCAGCATCGCGCAGACCTTCTTCGTCTCGGCCGCCGCCTTCGGCGCCCTGTCGCTCTACGGCTACACGACGAAGCGGGATCTCTCCGCGATCGGCTCGTTCCTGGTCATGGGCCTCTTCGGCCTGATCATCGCCTCGCTGGTCAACCTGTTCCTCAAGTCCTCGGCGCTCGACTTCGCGATCTCCGCGATCGGCGTTCTGGTCTTCGCTGGCCTGACGGCGTGGGACACGCAGAAGATCAAGGAAATGTACTTCGAGGCCGACGACGTCGCCATGGCCGGCCGCAAGGCCATCATGGGCGCGCTGACGCTCTACCTCGACTTCATCAACCTCTTCCTGTTCCTGCTGCGCTTCCTCGGCAATCGCGACTGATGCCAGCAGGCCGGATGGCCGATGAAAAAACCCCGCCGGAAACGGCGGGGTTTTTGTTTGCGCATCCGGAAGGCGCGACCGGCAACCTTGCCGTTTATTCGGTGATGATCTTGAACTTGTCGCCCGGCTTGACCGTGCTCGTCGCGGTCATGGCATTGATCAGCCGGAAGAGATCGAGCTTGCGCTCCGTCCCCATCATGCGCGCCGAGAGCGAGGCGATCGTATCGCCGGGGCGGGCGGTGACGACGCGCACGCGCAACGGCTTCAGCGAGGCGGCTTCCTCCGCGGTCAGCTTGCGGAACGAGTTCCTGAGGATCGCCGCCGTCGGCTCCAGCGCCTTGGAGCCCGTCGGCACCGCCGTCAGGAAGCGGTAGATCTGGTTGTCGATGCGCACGACGGTGACGTCGAATTCCCAGCGGTCGGCGGCGGCCCGCGCGGTCGCGCCCGGCAGGCCGTTGATCGACACCGGCCGGATCGTCTCGGGCCTGAGGCCCGTCACCCAGCCGCTCGAAATGTAGTTGACGAGATCCTGTCCCTTGCTGTCGGCGACGCCGTCGAAGCGGATCGCGACGTCGCCGGGACCGGTCGCCAGAACCGCATCGGCCTTGTTGTCGATCTGGAAGCCTTCCGGCACGTCGAAACGAATGCCGAGCTTGCCGTGCAGGAAAGTCTGGCCGCGCACATAGCCCTCTTCCGGCGCGTCGCCGTAGAGAAGGCCGTCGATACCGGCGAGATAGTAGTCGCGGCCGCGGTCGCCGACCGTGCCCTCCGCCCCGAAGGCGCGGGCATGCAGGCGCGCCAGCTCGACCCGCTGCGGCGCGTTCGGATGGCTCGACAGGAAGTCGAGGCTCTGGTCGGCCTCCGGATCGACTGCGGTGAAGCGGGCATAGCCGGCCATGGAATCGAGGAAGCGTGCGGCCGCATAGGGATCGTAGCCCGCCTCGCCCAGCATGCGCACGCCGATGACGTCGGCCTGGAGCTCCTGGTTGCGCGAGAAGGCGGCAAGGCGCAGCTTGCCGCGCGCCAGCGCCTGCTTGCCGGCAATGTTGCTGGACAGCACCTCGGCGACGACGCGGCTCGCGATGACCTCGGCCTCCTCCTTCTTCTGCCGCTCGATGCCGTGGTTGGCGGTGACATGCGCCATTTCATGCGACAGCACGGCAGCGACTTCCGAAGCGTCGTTGGCGAGCGCCAGCAGGCCACGCGTCACGTAGAGATAGCCGCCCGGCAGCGCGAAGGCGTTGATGGCCGGCGAATTGAGGATGGTGATGCGGTAGGACTGGTTCGGGTTTTCCGAAACGGCCGTCAGCGCGCCGGTGATGCGGGCGACGAGCCGCTCGGTCTTGGCGTCCTTGTATTCGCCGCCGTAGCTCGCCACGATGCGCGGATGCTCGCGGGCGCCCATCTGGGCGCGCGGATCGTTCTTCTGCACCTCTTCGACGATCTGCGGATTGGAAGAGGGCGAGATCGTCGGCTCATAGCTCTGCTCGATGAGCGACTGGCAGCCCGAAAGCAGCGTGCCCGCGAGCAGCAGGGCCGCGACGGGTCTCACGACCCCGCGCCCGGATACCATTGCAGCTCCCTGCGTCGCTTTCGCCATGTCTCTTGCCCAAGCCCCTGAATGGGTTCGCGCCCGTGCCACAGCCTTCGGCCGCGGCGCGAGCGCGCATCGCCTTCGAACGGATGAGATAGACGCGCCATACCCGGCCGGCAACTCCCGATTCGACAAACGGTTTTCCTGTGGCTCCGGTGACACAGGGGGGCGACCAAATTGTGGCGTCTACTCCGGTCAAATCGCCCCGCCCCGCGTTAAAGGCCGGAACGGCCGAGGAATTTTGCAACGGGAGGTGGTTCGAGGCGTGCAAGGAAATCCGCCGCCGGCGCATCGAGGAGGATCGAGCCGGCCTCCAGGAACAGCACCCGCTCGGCAAGGCGGCTGATATCCTCGGGCTGGTGGGTGATGAAGAGGAGCGTGCTCTTCGTCTCGGCATGAAGCTCGGCGATCAGCCGCGCCATGTCCGCCCGCATGGCCGGGTCGAGCGCGGCGAAGGGCTCGTCGAGCAGCAGGATCGGCCGGCGGCGCACCAGCGCGCGGGCGAGCGCCACGCGCTGCCGCTCGCCGCCGGAAAGCGAGCCCGGCTGGCGCTTCTCGTAGCCGGCAAGGCCGACGCGGGCGAGCGCGGCGCTGACATTTTCACGGCCAGCCGCATCCAGCCTCAGGCCCGGATCGACGCCGAGGCCGATATTGTCGGCGGCGGAAAGGTGGGCGAAGAGGTTGTTGTCCTGGAAGACGATGGAGACCGGCCGCTCCGCCGGATCGCGGCCGGCCATATCCTCGCCGAACAACCTCACGCTGCCGCTTGCCGGCTTCTCGAAACCGGTGATGACGTTGAAGAGCGTCGACTTGCCAGCGCCCGAGGGGCCGGCGACGGCGACGGCGGCCCCTGCCGGAATGGCGCAATCGAAGGCGAGGCTCTTTTCCGCGAAGCGCACGGTGACATCGGCAAGGGAAATGGCGGGATCAGGCATCGGAGCCGGGTCTTTCGGTTTGGCGCTCGGCGGCGGTCGAGGGCAGCGTCAGCAGCAGGCATAGCACGCCGAGGATCAGCGCGATGCCCGCGGCATCGGCCGTGCGGTAGCTCGCCATGCGGGAATAGAGCAGCCAGGGCAGCGTGACGAAGCCCTCCGCGCCGAAAATGGCGACGGCGCCGAGATCGCCGAGCGACAGCGCCATGGCGAAGGCGAAGGCGGTGAGGAAGGGCTTTTTCAGCGCGGGCCAGTCGATGCGCAGGAAGCGCCGCCAGCCGGTGACGCCGAGGCTGAGCGCAAGGCGCGCGGTGCGGGAGAGATGCGTGCGATAGGCGGGCTCCAGCACGCGGATGACGAAGGGCAGCGCCATCAGCGCATTGAGCACGGTGACGACGAAGGGCGCGAAGCGGCCCGTCTCGCCGAAGGTGCGCAGCATCAGGAACCAGCCGGTTGCGACGACGACCGGCGGCACGAGCAGGATCAGCGAGCCGACCGCCGGCAGCGCGCGGCCCGTCAGCCGCGTGGCGCCGCCGCCGTCACCGCTTTCGGCAAGGCGTGGCACCAGCACGACGGGAAGGGCGACGGCAAGGCTGAGGGCGGCGGA
The Shinella zoogloeoides DNA segment above includes these coding regions:
- a CDS encoding CarD family transcriptional regulator yields the protein MTTQQKKSSTRQGFKTGESIVYPAHGVGQIVAIEEQEVAGMKLELFVIDFEKDKMRLKVPVAKAVSIGMRKLSETDFVDRALKVVQGKARVKRTMWSRRAQEYDAKINSGDLISIAEVVRDLYRAENQPEQSYSERQLYEAALDRMAREIAAVNKMSETEAVRLVETNLAKGPKRGKAIEEDDSQDEAA
- the fdxA gene encoding ferredoxin FdxA, which gives rise to MTYVVTDNCIRCKYTDCVEVCPVDCFYEGENFLVIHPDECIDCGVCEPECPAEAIKPDTEPGLDKWLKINSEFASVWPNITIKRDAMPEAKEMDGVEGKYEQYFSPKPGQGD
- a CDS encoding RNA-binding S4 domain-containing protein, with the protein product MAHNEEQPAGQARQRIDKWLFFARLRKSRSLAAKSVEAGDVSVNGVSVRQPSHAVRPGDVIVLSLDRHDAVVKVLQPGVRRGPYEEARLLYSDMTPPPAPREERNLFAQATRERGAGRPTKRERRETDRLQAFPGDDED
- a CDS encoding helicase-related protein, yielding MILSGRGVTAVLGPTNTGKTHYAIERMVAHETGVIGLPLRLLAREVYTRLVEKVGQHNVALVTGEEKITPHMARFSVCTVEAMPRETRAAFVAIDEVQLAGDLERGHIFTDRVLHLRGRDETLLLGAATMKPILEQLLPGIHVIERPRLSQLFYSGSKKITRLPQRTAIVAFSADEVYAIAELIRRQRGGAAVVLGALSPRTRNAQVALYQEGDVEYLVATDAIGMGLNLDVDHVAFAQDRKFDGYQFRNLNPAELAQIAGRAGRHLRDGTFGVTGRVDPFDDELVKRIETHHFDPVKVLQWRTTRFDYSSLQSLRQSLDAPPPIGGLTRALPAVDQQALDHLSRYPDVRDLATTPERVEKLWEACALPDYRRITPAQHADLISTLYADLVKRGTVNEDFLADQVRRADRTDGEIDTLSARIAQIRTWTYVSNRPGWLADPTHWQEKTREIEDRLSDALHERLTKRFVDRRTSVLMKRLRENAMLEAEISVNGDVFVEGHHVGQLAGFRFTLAAGTEGPDAKAVQAAAQKALALEFEARAARLHAAGNADLALSSDGTVRWLGDPVARLSASDHIMRPRVILLSDEQLTGNARDHVAARIERFVNHHIATVLKPLDDLSRAEDLQGLAKGLAFQLVESLGVLFRRDVADDVKALDQDARASMRKHGIRFGAYHIFMPALLKPAPAELITLLWALKNDGLDKPGYGDLIPVLAAGRTSVVTDPSYERAFYKLAGFRFLGKRAVRIDILERLADLIRPLLQWKPGTPRPEGAYDGRRFMATTAMLSILGATPDDMEEILKGLGYRADSVKAEEAAAFLAAQAPAAAAAETPAEAGAETSDEHDADASDEGEATAEAPVETTEAPAAATEAPVAETAEAPVAEAAGEGEPAEAKPVLLWRPGSRHDNQRQGQRHGDRQGQGERRGGERHRGQPAGERGERREGGRGRPDQNKGRDGKPQGGNRPDRGERNDRGGKPQQAKFEARPPRKEKPIDPDSPFAKLAALKEQMKK
- the thpR gene encoding RNA 2',3'-cyclic phosphodiesterase, coding for MPRLFVALEVPRNAAMSLSLLRGGLPGARWIDVENFHITLRFIGDIDGRTADEVVDRLDRIERPEFQLALSGIGSFGSKKPHSVFAGVTQAPEMYALQGEVERICQRLGLPADPRKFTPHVTLARLRNARTEDVAHYLSGRGNFHTAPFTVNRFVLMSSKESVGGGPYLTEEVFPLYEAGGGWDGADLRDHLV
- a CDS encoding arylesterase, whose translation is MSFKAALGFFASLAITALLSTGMARAEPVKLVGFGDSLMAGYQLPAADAFPVKLEAALRAKGHEVEIANAGVSGDTTSGGLARLDWSIPDGTQGVILELGANDALRGIAPEETEKNLDAMLTRLKERGIAVLLAGMLAPPNMGADYAERFNGIYGRLSEKHGVPLYPFFLDGVVTKANLQIEDGMHPNPAGVDVMVQSILPTVETFLKSIKAGE
- a CDS encoding ABC transporter ATP-binding protein: MARTIIDLKKADLTLGRAAASVHVLKGIDLTIDAGESVGIVGPSGSGKSTLLMVLAGLERLDGGEIHIDGAALHAMNEDRVADFRGRNIGIVFQSFHLIPNMTALENVAVPLELANVRDAFDIARRELEAVGLGERLSHYPGQLSGGEQQRVAIARALAPSPKLLIADEPTGNLDTETGRQIADLLFSKQAERGMTLVLVTHDPALAARCGRQVAMRSGEIVSGAAPLRALAEAVPA